A single window of Lentilitoribacter sp. Alg239-R112 DNA harbors:
- a CDS encoding DEAD/DEAH box helicase: MLDIDGVHPALSGALDKRGYETLTPVQEAVIDESLATKDLLVSAQTGSGKTVAFGLALASNLLGDGERFPRASKPLALVVAPTRELALQVQRELEWLFEKTGAAIASCVGGMDMRTERRALARGSHIVVGTPGRLRDHIDRGSLDMSEAKAVVLDEADEMLDLGFRDDLEFILEATPEDRRTLMFSATVPRSILNLAKRYQNDAERISTTSERSQHVDIEYRALMVSHRDIENGIVNVLRYYDPKNTIVFCATRAAVARMTSRFSNRGFSVVALSGELSQEQRTHALQAMRDGRARVCVATDVAARGIDLPDLELVVHADLPNNKETLLHRSGRTGRAGRKGVCALMIAGNMKSRAERMLRSANVNAEWARPPSAKEILARDDERILTDPSLTDKINEHEREFINRLMAEFPPEQIASAFVRGHRASKSAPEELLEVKHSVSETRGSKRDNTGERRPMAEFENGRWISLSIGRNQRAEPRWILPMICKASNLTKRNIGSIKIRNDETFIEISEHSFDDFMNAVGPNLTLEKSIRVRAVEGVPNFDQEQTRRERGRGGPKSEGRPRSNSRPQPNGDRGSEKKWDKPKWDKPKRGKPGDRRDDRGPQSERDEQAPDKRAPRKGNKGAASRQDHKSENRRNREKALEELSAKSDSPAKKPKKPKKSKTVKFTGLKKKGERASSDSRPKDGQSDGSKGGMAPRKRSPKSAD, translated from the coding sequence ATGCTCGATATTGATGGGGTTCACCCGGCACTGAGTGGCGCGTTAGATAAACGTGGTTACGAAACCCTCACACCTGTACAAGAAGCTGTCATCGATGAAAGCCTTGCTACAAAAGACCTCTTGGTTTCAGCTCAAACGGGTTCAGGTAAGACTGTGGCTTTTGGTCTTGCGCTTGCGTCGAACTTACTTGGCGATGGAGAACGTTTTCCAAGAGCATCAAAACCACTTGCATTAGTCGTAGCACCAACACGTGAATTGGCACTTCAGGTTCAGCGCGAACTTGAATGGCTTTTTGAAAAAACAGGTGCCGCTATCGCATCATGTGTGGGCGGTATGGATATGCGGACAGAACGGCGCGCACTTGCCCGGGGGAGCCACATCGTTGTTGGAACTCCAGGTCGTTTGCGTGATCATATTGATCGTGGATCGCTGGATATGTCAGAAGCTAAGGCTGTCGTATTAGACGAAGCTGATGAGATGCTAGATCTGGGTTTTCGCGACGATCTCGAGTTTATATTAGAAGCAACACCAGAAGATCGTCGGACTTTAATGTTCTCTGCAACTGTTCCACGTTCGATCCTTAATTTGGCGAAACGTTACCAAAATGACGCCGAACGTATTTCAACAACGTCAGAACGAAGTCAACATGTCGATATCGAATATCGTGCTTTGATGGTCTCACATAGAGATATTGAAAATGGCATTGTTAATGTACTTCGCTATTATGACCCCAAAAACACAATCGTATTTTGTGCAACCCGCGCAGCTGTTGCCCGAATGACATCCCGCTTCTCAAATCGCGGATTTTCCGTTGTTGCACTTTCTGGTGAATTAAGCCAGGAGCAACGAACCCATGCCTTGCAAGCCATGCGTGATGGCCGGGCACGTGTTTGCGTTGCAACTGATGTTGCCGCTCGTGGAATTGACTTGCCCGATCTTGAATTGGTGGTCCATGCGGACCTGCCCAACAACAAAGAAACGCTTCTCCACCGAAGTGGCCGAACTGGCCGTGCTGGACGCAAAGGCGTATGCGCCTTGATGATTGCGGGCAATATGAAATCTCGTGCGGAACGTATGCTCCGCAGCGCAAATGTGAACGCAGAATGGGCACGCCCACCGTCAGCAAAAGAAATTCTTGCGCGCGATGATGAGCGAATTTTAACTGACCCAAGTCTAACCGATAAAATTAATGAGCATGAGAGGGAATTTATCAACCGTCTTATGGCCGAGTTTCCACCGGAACAAATTGCGTCGGCCTTTGTGCGCGGACATCGCGCAAGCAAATCAGCGCCAGAAGAATTGCTAGAAGTTAAGCATTCGGTTTCAGAGACACGAGGTTCAAAACGCGACAATACTGGTGAACGACGCCCAATGGCTGAATTTGAGAACGGCCGCTGGATATCGCTATCGATTGGTCGCAATCAACGTGCAGAGCCACGTTGGATCTTACCAATGATTTGTAAAGCCAGTAATCTGACCAAACGAAACATTGGCTCCATTAAAATTCGTAATGACGAAACATTCATTGAAATTTCTGAACATAGTTTCGATGATTTTATGAATGCAGTCGGCCCTAACCTTACATTGGAGAAGAGCATACGTGTTCGCGCAGTCGAGGGCGTGCCTAATTTTGATCAAGAGCAAACTCGTCGCGAGCGTGGTCGTGGAGGACCAAAATCTGAGGGCAGACCACGGAGTAATTCTCGACCACAGCCTAATGGTGACCGAGGATCAGAGAAAAAGTGGGACAAACCAAAATGGGATAAGCCAAAACGCGGAAAACCGGGTGACCGCCGCGATGACCGTGGACCACAATCAGAACGTGACGAGCAGGCCCCTGATAAACGTGCCCCCCGCAAAGGCAACAAGGGTGCCGCATCTAGACAAGATCATAAAAGTGAAAACCGCCGTAACCGCGAAAAAGCATTGGAAGAATTATCAGCTAAATCTGATTCTCCTGCCAAAAAACCCAAGAAGCCTAAGAAGTCAAAAACCGTCAAATTCACCGGATTGAAAAAGAAGGGCGAACGCGCAAGCTCTGATAGTCGTCCCAAAGACGGTCAAAGCGATGGATCAAAAGGCGGGATGGCGCCTCGCAAAAGATCACCGAAATCTGCAGATTAG
- a CDS encoding substrate-binding protein: protein MSIIKPTRRGLLQSGAVAGAGLALPTIFTGSASAYMNEPKGGSVTLGFNVPQSGPYADEGADELRAYELAVEHLNGGGDGGMMNTFSSKALKGNGILGKKVEYVTGDTQTKSDAARASAKSMIEKDGAIMITGGSSSGVAIAVQGLCQEAGVIFMAGLTHSNDTTGKDKKANGFRHFFNGYMSGAALAPVLEARYGKDRRAYHLTADYTWGWTQQESIQQATEGKGWETVNNVLTPLATTDFSSYVAPVLNSGADVLVLNHYGGNMVNSLTSAVQFGLRDKQVNGKNFEIVVPLYSRLMARGAGENVKGIFGSTNWHWSLQDEGSKAFVKSFGQKYGFPPSQAAHTVYCQTLLYADACERAGTFNPCGIGEALEGFKFDGLGNGATEYRAEDHQCFKDVLVVKGKDNPTSEFDVLEVVEVTPRAQVEYPVDHPMFAGGDLGKCNPGV from the coding sequence ATGTCCATTATTAAACCAACTCGTCGTGGTCTATTGCAATCAGGTGCCGTTGCTGGTGCTGGTCTTGCTCTGCCTACGATTTTCACAGGTTCTGCGAGTGCTTACATGAACGAGCCTAAGGGTGGCTCTGTCACATTAGGCTTTAACGTACCGCAAAGTGGTCCATATGCTGACGAGGGTGCTGATGAGCTTCGTGCTTATGAGCTTGCTGTCGAGCATTTAAATGGCGGCGGTGACGGCGGCATGATGAATACGTTCTCATCAAAGGCGCTAAAGGGTAACGGTATCCTTGGCAAAAAGGTTGAGTATGTAACAGGTGATACACAAACAAAATCTGATGCGGCGCGTGCGTCTGCGAAGTCTATGATCGAAAAAGACGGCGCTATCATGATCACCGGTGGTTCATCATCAGGTGTTGCGATTGCTGTGCAGGGTCTATGTCAGGAAGCTGGCGTTATCTTTATGGCCGGTCTTACACACTCAAATGATACGACTGGTAAAGATAAGAAAGCCAATGGCTTCCGTCACTTCTTTAACGGTTATATGTCAGGTGCTGCTTTGGCTCCTGTGCTTGAAGCTCGTTATGGTAAAGATCGTCGTGCTTATCACCTTACAGCTGATTATACTTGGGGTTGGACACAGCAAGAGTCTATCCAGCAGGCAACTGAAGGCAAGGGTTGGGAGACTGTTAACAACGTGTTGACACCGCTCGCAACAACTGACTTTTCGTCTTATGTTGCTCCTGTTCTTAACTCAGGTGCCGATGTTCTGGTTCTAAACCACTACGGTGGTAATATGGTGAACTCACTAACATCTGCTGTTCAGTTCGGTCTTCGTGACAAGCAAGTTAACGGTAAAAACTTTGAGATTGTTGTTCCATTGTATTCACGCCTAATGGCTCGTGGTGCTGGTGAGAACGTTAAAGGCATCTTTGGTTCAACCAACTGGCACTGGTCATTGCAAGACGAAGGTTCAAAAGCATTCGTTAAGTCATTTGGTCAGAAATATGGCTTCCCGCCATCACAGGCTGCGCACACAGTGTATTGTCAGACATTGCTATATGCTGATGCATGTGAACGTGCTGGTACATTCAATCCATGCGGTATTGGTGAAGCACTTGAAGGCTTCAAGTTTGATGGTCTTGGCAATGGTGCAACTGAGTACCGTGCGGAAGATCACCAGTGCTTCAAAGACGTTCTAGTTGTGAAGGGTAAAGACAACCCGACATCAGAGTTTGACGTTCTGGAAGTTGTGGAAGTTACTCCACGTGCACAGGTTGAATACCCTGTTGATCACCCAATGTTTGCTGGTGGTGATCTGGGTAAATGTAACCCAGGCGTATAG
- a CDS encoding response regulator has translation MTRTVLLIEDEPHIVEALSFLLSREGWNVDVHNDGHGAVEKILSLQPNLVILDVMLPNKGGMDILHDIRNEVNIRDIPVLMLTAKGQRKDRQAAEEAGANLFMTKPFSNQEIVQNINRLVTS, from the coding sequence ATGACGAGAACAGTTCTCTTAATTGAGGACGAGCCGCACATTGTTGAGGCTTTGTCATTTTTGCTATCGCGGGAGGGTTGGAATGTCGACGTTCACAATGATGGTCACGGTGCAGTTGAAAAAATTTTATCTCTACAGCCAAATCTTGTAATTCTTGATGTTATGCTCCCAAACAAGGGCGGCATGGATATTCTTCATGATATACGCAATGAAGTAAACATACGTGATATTCCGGTTTTGATGCTTACAGCAAAAGGCCAACGAAAGGACCGACAAGCGGCAGAAGAAGCTGGTGCCAACCTCTTCATGACCAAACCATTTTCAAATCAAGAGATCGTCCAGAATATCAACAGGCTCGTAACATCATGA
- a CDS encoding branched-chain amino acid ABC transporter permease: protein MDAFLLQILNGLDKGSAYALIALGLTLIFGTLGVVNFAHGALFMLGAFVAVTLQRALSISKITLDPEKLDFLGNPLKIKTPYVVDWFGEAAGTALINWSVPLAIIVAIPVMLFIGWAMERGLIKHFYKRPHSDQILVTFGLAIVIQEIVKANFGANPIPTPAPDQFIGSFDFGALIGLEANAVIYPYWRLIYFSFSAIVIASVFAFLQFTTFGMVVRAGMADRETVGLLGIDIDKRFTLMFGIAAAVAGLAGVMYTPINSPNYHMGMDFLVLSFVVVVVGGMGSLGGAVLAGFLLGILESFASTTWATTTLPGINQIIIYLVAIIVLLTRPRGLMGRAGVMEE, encoded by the coding sequence ATGGACGCATTCCTTCTTCAAATCCTAAACGGGCTCGACAAGGGTTCTGCTTATGCATTGATCGCCTTGGGGCTAACTCTCATTTTTGGCACGCTTGGTGTTGTCAATTTTGCGCATGGCGCGCTGTTTATGCTTGGCGCCTTTGTTGCTGTAACATTGCAAAGAGCCCTCAGTATTTCAAAAATTACACTTGATCCTGAAAAGCTTGATTTCTTAGGAAATCCTTTAAAAATCAAGACGCCCTATGTTGTGGATTGGTTTGGTGAAGCTGCTGGTACCGCTTTAATTAACTGGTCAGTACCACTCGCCATAATTGTCGCTATCCCTGTAATGCTCTTTATCGGTTGGGCAATGGAGCGAGGTCTTATAAAGCATTTTTACAAGCGTCCTCACTCCGATCAGATTCTAGTGACGTTTGGACTTGCCATAGTTATCCAAGAAATTGTGAAAGCAAATTTTGGTGCTAATCCAATTCCGACACCCGCACCGGATCAATTTATTGGTTCATTTGATTTCGGCGCGTTAATCGGTCTTGAAGCAAATGCAGTGATATATCCGTACTGGCGCCTGATCTATTTTTCATTCTCTGCTATAGTTATCGCCTCTGTTTTCGCATTTCTGCAGTTTACAACATTTGGGATGGTTGTGCGCGCCGGTATGGCTGATCGCGAAACCGTCGGTCTTCTTGGCATAGATATTGATAAACGTTTTACGTTGATGTTCGGCATCGCAGCTGCGGTCGCGGGTTTGGCTGGCGTAATGTATACACCGATTAATTCACCCAACTATCACATGGGTATGGACTTTCTCGTTCTTAGTTTCGTTGTCGTTGTTGTCGGCGGAATGGGTTCACTTGGGGGAGCTGTCCTCGCCGGTTTCTTACTCGGTATTTTAGAAAGTTTTGCATCTACCACATGGGCAACAACCACGTTGCCAGGCATCAACCAAATTATCATTTATCTCGTTGCTATTATCGTCCTCTTGACCCGTCCTCGCGGTCTTATGGGTCGAGCTGGTGTGATGGAGGAATAA
- a CDS encoding XRE family transcriptional regulator: MLRSLLGTRIRERRRQKKLSQTALAQKAGISVSYMNLIEHNHRGIAGRTLLAIADALEVSSEELSEGADHALMTHLQEAANFDGDNKVEVNRTEEFIGRFPGWAKLTETLFENVQSQNEKLQALSDRLGQDPFFADAMHMMLSNITAIQSTSDILATTDDIPKATADKFLNNMRTESTRLAETIVNLLAYFDETRSDEAQNQTKRGQSQLDSFWESRQFFLPELEQGQENKTNMDKILKDFDFEGNNEESDIEASLRRYVSVASKMPVDTFLDNAIQNNFEPISISQELNIPIEDVFFRLAHLPDTYKNVEQPQFGLIECDGSGGVLFRKPLQILSLPRKSSACPLWPLYRAISQPMQPVRTFIEPPTGESFLTYSYAYRPVAGNFNLPGTVKSAMIFTPDFQLFTPAQERKSIPSIQVGINCEVCPRDNCTARRSKSILNI, translated from the coding sequence ATGCTTCGTTCACTGTTAGGAACACGAATTCGCGAAAGACGCAGACAAAAAAAACTTAGCCAAACGGCTTTAGCGCAAAAAGCAGGGATCTCAGTTTCCTATATGAATTTGATTGAACATAACCACCGAGGCATCGCAGGGCGTACACTTCTGGCAATTGCCGATGCTCTTGAAGTCAGCTCTGAAGAACTATCTGAAGGTGCCGATCATGCCCTCATGACCCACCTTCAAGAGGCAGCTAATTTTGATGGTGATAATAAAGTGGAAGTTAATCGGACTGAGGAATTTATTGGCCGTTTCCCGGGCTGGGCAAAACTAACCGAAACTCTATTTGAGAATGTTCAATCGCAAAACGAAAAACTTCAAGCACTTTCTGATCGTTTGGGCCAGGACCCGTTTTTTGCCGATGCTATGCACATGATGTTATCTAACATCACTGCCATTCAATCGACCTCGGACATTTTGGCAACCACTGACGACATTCCAAAAGCCACAGCCGACAAATTTCTCAATAATATGAGAACTGAAAGTACCCGCCTTGCAGAAACAATCGTAAATCTTCTCGCCTATTTTGATGAAACTAGAAGTGATGAAGCACAAAACCAGACCAAACGAGGACAATCGCAGCTCGATAGCTTTTGGGAAAGTCGTCAGTTTTTTCTGCCTGAGTTAGAACAAGGGCAAGAAAACAAAACCAATATGGATAAGATTCTTAAGGATTTTGATTTTGAGGGCAACAACGAGGAAAGCGATATAGAAGCATCGTTGCGTCGTTATGTGAGTGTTGCTTCCAAGATGCCAGTTGATACATTTTTGGATAATGCCATTCAAAACAATTTTGAACCTATAAGCATTTCCCAAGAACTAAACATTCCAATTGAGGATGTATTTTTTCGTCTTGCTCACTTGCCAGATACATACAAAAATGTCGAACAACCTCAATTTGGATTAATCGAGTGTGATGGTTCCGGAGGCGTTTTATTTCGCAAGCCATTGCAGATACTATCTCTGCCTCGCAAAAGTAGCGCTTGCCCCCTGTGGCCGCTTTACCGGGCTATCAGCCAACCCATGCAGCCAGTTCGCACGTTCATAGAACCACCAACGGGAGAAAGTTTCTTAACTTACTCCTATGCTTATCGTCCTGTTGCAGGTAATTTCAACCTGCCTGGCACGGTGAAAAGCGCAATGATTTTCACTCCGGACTTCCAATTATTTACGCCCGCTCAAGAACGCAAATCCATCCCGTCAATTCAGGTAGGCATTAATTGCGAAGTCTGCCCACGCGATAACTGCACTGCACGACGTTCGAAATCCATTCTCAACATCTAA
- a CDS encoding ATP-binding protein, translating into MLSFNLLVTICLIYVMILFFVAFLAERRAKQGNLSFFTSPITYTLSISVYCTAWTYYGAVGSAARNGLEFITIYLGPTLVFIGWWWLLRKLVRIGNTQRITSIADLISARYGKSTTLAVIITILSVVGTTPYIALQLQSLTLSFSVFSNEAASIDAASSPIQTALWAAVGLAVFTIIFGTRNLDANERHHGVVTAIALEAIVKLVALLAVGIFVVWGVGEGPSDILSRIQPSLNQTQDIFTPRWVTLVFLSATAVICLPRMFQVIVVENSDEKHLATASWAFPLYLFLMSLFVLPIAIAGLDMLPTGSNPDLFVLTIPLSQNQDALATLAFLGGFSSATSMVIVASIALSTMVSNHIVLPLWLRLTLRRSPTSEDVRTLLLRSRRISIAAILGLGFLYYQFTSGTGSLAAIGLIAFLGVAQILPALLGGLFWESSTRKGALYGIICGFIIWAYTSFLPSFDGNFILSESALTNGPFGIGFLRPSALFFVNIDDPLVHAVVWSLGINALAFIFGSLTTQPRPIERVQAGQFIHVFDRAQSSRTLTRQTTSEELHILSQRILGHETTREIFTRASREQRHLPGRLPDPTDEFIGQLEREFSGSVGAATAHAMIGQIASGDIISVEDLIAVADETAQIMEYSARLQAQSTELEKTAEQLRRANLQLRELSEQKDAFLSQVSHELRTPMTSIRSFAEILRDDKNIDDAQLSHFSSIIHDESIRLTYLLDEILDLSFLEHGRVQLNVKKVSLGSIIERAKNSTQTIRQQSNAVIKIEPQFLVLELETDADRLSQVFINLISNAIKHSGQTQPEIRFNCKVQEHSLLIEVADNGSGISSENAELIFQKFAKLSTEQSAGSAGLGLPISREIVRNLGGKLLYVGNNPGAVFHIILPKTTSDSTLGTDSIEVAE; encoded by the coding sequence ATGCTGTCCTTTAATCTGCTTGTCACCATATGTCTTATTTATGTGATGATTTTGTTCTTTGTCGCTTTCTTAGCTGAACGTCGAGCAAAACAAGGTAACTTGAGTTTTTTTACCTCGCCAATAACCTATACACTCTCGATATCAGTTTATTGCACCGCATGGACTTACTATGGCGCCGTGGGATCAGCGGCTCGTAATGGCTTGGAATTCATTACCATTTATCTCGGTCCTACCCTCGTATTTATCGGTTGGTGGTGGTTATTGCGCAAGCTCGTTCGGATCGGAAATACGCAACGGATTACCTCTATCGCCGATTTAATCTCTGCGCGATATGGTAAGAGCACGACACTTGCGGTCATTATCACAATCCTGTCCGTAGTTGGAACAACACCATACATTGCGCTTCAGTTGCAATCTTTAACATTAAGTTTTTCTGTATTCTCAAATGAAGCGGCAAGCATCGATGCTGCTTCCTCGCCTATTCAAACAGCTCTTTGGGCGGCGGTTGGCCTTGCTGTATTTACGATCATTTTTGGCACGCGAAACCTCGATGCAAATGAACGTCACCATGGTGTTGTCACCGCCATTGCACTTGAAGCAATTGTCAAACTGGTTGCGCTTCTTGCTGTTGGTATATTTGTCGTTTGGGGTGTTGGTGAAGGACCATCAGATATTCTATCTCGCATTCAACCAAGCCTTAATCAAACCCAAGATATCTTTACTCCGCGCTGGGTAACGCTTGTTTTCCTATCTGCAACAGCGGTTATTTGTCTGCCCCGCATGTTTCAAGTTATCGTTGTCGAAAACTCTGACGAAAAACACCTTGCAACAGCGTCATGGGCATTTCCACTTTATCTCTTTTTAATGAGCCTTTTTGTTTTACCAATTGCCATTGCAGGCCTTGATATGCTGCCGACGGGCTCAAATCCCGATCTGTTTGTGCTCACTATACCATTATCTCAAAACCAAGATGCTCTGGCTACATTGGCATTTCTGGGTGGATTTTCATCAGCCACATCCATGGTGATTGTGGCATCAATTGCACTGTCGACGATGGTTTCAAATCATATTGTGCTACCATTATGGCTTAGACTAACACTGCGCCGAAGCCCCACAAGCGAAGATGTTCGCACACTTCTTTTAAGGAGTCGCCGTATTTCCATTGCTGCCATTCTTGGTCTGGGTTTTTTATACTATCAATTTACCAGCGGCACTGGCAGCCTTGCAGCCATTGGCTTGATTGCTTTCTTGGGTGTTGCTCAAATACTACCCGCTCTTCTTGGTGGCTTGTTCTGGGAAAGCTCAACACGAAAAGGCGCGCTATATGGTATTATTTGCGGGTTCATCATATGGGCCTACACCTCATTCCTACCAAGTTTTGATGGCAATTTTATTCTAAGCGAGAGCGCACTCACAAACGGACCGTTTGGTATTGGTTTTCTGCGACCGAGCGCATTATTTTTTGTTAATATCGATGACCCCCTTGTCCATGCGGTTGTCTGGTCACTTGGTATCAACGCACTCGCTTTTATTTTTGGTTCTCTTACAACGCAACCAAGACCCATTGAACGTGTCCAAGCAGGACAATTTATTCACGTTTTCGATCGCGCACAAAGTAGCCGTACACTGACGAGACAAACAACATCAGAAGAATTGCATATTCTCTCCCAACGCATTCTCGGTCATGAAACAACGCGGGAGATTTTTACTCGTGCCTCACGAGAACAACGACACTTACCTGGGAGATTACCTGATCCTACAGATGAATTCATTGGACAGTTGGAACGTGAATTTTCCGGCTCAGTTGGCGCTGCAACTGCCCATGCCATGATTGGCCAGATAGCAAGTGGCGATATAATTTCAGTTGAAGACTTGATCGCAGTGGCCGATGAAACCGCACAAATTATGGAATATTCTGCCCGCCTTCAAGCCCAGTCCACAGAACTCGAAAAAACAGCGGAACAGCTTCGTCGTGCAAACCTCCAATTGCGCGAGCTTAGCGAACAGAAAGATGCATTTTTAAGCCAAGTAAGTCATGAGTTGCGAACACCGATGACGAGCATTCGCTCGTTTGCTGAAATCCTGCGTGATGACAAGAATATTGACGACGCTCAGCTTTCGCATTTCTCTTCCATTATCCACGATGAAAGCATTCGCCTTACATATTTACTCGATGAGATTTTAGATCTCAGTTTTCTCGAGCATGGGCGGGTGCAGCTTAATGTTAAAAAAGTATCGCTTGGCAGCATTATAGAACGAGCAAAAAACTCAACGCAAACCATACGACAGCAATCAAATGCAGTGATAAAGATAGAACCTCAGTTCCTTGTGTTGGAACTTGAAACAGATGCTGATCGTCTCTCTCAGGTCTTCATCAACTTAATTTCCAATGCCATCAAACATTCCGGGCAAACTCAACCGGAGATCCGTTTTAACTGTAAAGTTCAAGAACATTCTCTTTTGATCGAAGTGGCAGACAACGGTAGCGGTATTTCTTCGGAAAATGCTGAGCTGATATTTCAAAAATTTGCAAAATTATCGACTGAACAATCAGCTGGCAGTGCCGGTCTCGGCCTACCTATTAGTCGCGAAATCGTTCGTAATCTTGGCGGTAAACTTTTGTATGTGGGCAATAATCCAGGCGCCGTATTCCATATTATACTGCCAAAAACGACGTCGGATTCAACCCTTGGCACCGATTCGATTGAGGTTGCAGAATAA
- the acuI gene encoding acryloyl-CoA reductase has product MAFKALVVDKDDEGKTSAAIKTISEADLPEGNVTVAVEYSTVNYKDGLCIGPGGGLVRNYPHVPGIDLAGTVESSDDDRYAPGDKVVLTGWRVGEAYWGGYSQKARVNADWLVHLPEGLTTKQAMAVGTAGFTSMLSVMALEAHGLKPDNGPVLITGAAGGVGSVATAILANLGYEVAGVTGRPETADYLKSLGVTQIVPRDEINEAIKKPLEKEMWAGCIDAVGGEMLARLLGQMKYGGSVASVGLAGGAALPATVIPFLLRGVNILGIDSVMQPYEKRVEAWHRIAKDLPMEKLEDMIVPAGLSDLPQLGKDILKGQIKGRVVVDIQQG; this is encoded by the coding sequence ATGGCTTTTAAAGCACTTGTTGTAGACAAGGATGACGAAGGTAAAACCTCCGCTGCAATCAAAACGATTTCCGAGGCTGATTTGCCTGAGGGGAATGTCACTGTCGCGGTTGAGTATTCCACCGTAAATTATAAAGATGGCCTATGCATTGGGCCTGGCGGCGGTTTAGTTCGAAACTATCCTCATGTGCCGGGGATAGATCTTGCTGGAACTGTTGAAAGTTCAGATGATGATCGATATGCGCCTGGTGATAAGGTGGTGTTGACGGGTTGGCGTGTGGGCGAAGCATATTGGGGCGGATATTCACAAAAGGCGCGGGTTAATGCCGATTGGCTTGTTCACCTGCCTGAAGGATTGACAACCAAACAGGCAATGGCGGTCGGAACTGCCGGATTCACATCTATGTTATCTGTTATGGCTTTGGAAGCTCATGGCTTAAAACCAGATAATGGTCCTGTGTTGATCACTGGAGCGGCAGGTGGTGTTGGGTCAGTTGCGACAGCAATTCTAGCCAACCTTGGTTATGAAGTTGCAGGTGTTACAGGTCGACCCGAAACGGCAGACTATCTGAAGTCCTTGGGTGTTACCCAAATTGTACCACGTGATGAAATCAATGAAGCCATTAAAAAACCGCTTGAAAAAGAAATGTGGGCTGGCTGTATTGATGCTGTAGGTGGAGAAATGCTTGCGCGTCTTCTAGGGCAGATGAAGTATGGTGGATCCGTTGCATCGGTAGGTCTTGCAGGTGGTGCAGCTTTGCCCGCAACGGTTATTCCGTTTTTACTTCGAGGTGTCAATATTTTAGGCATTGATAGTGTGATGCAGCCCTATGAGAAGCGCGTGGAAGCTTGGCACCGTATTGCAAAAGATCTTCCGATGGAAAAACTTGAAGATATGATCGTTCCTGCAGGATTATCGGACTTGCCACAGCTGGGCAAAGATATCTTAAAAGGCCAGATAAAGGGTCGCGTTGTTGTTGATATACAGCAAGGCTAG